A region from the Candidatus Binatia bacterium genome encodes:
- a CDS encoding ABC transporter ATP-binding protein has protein sequence MRAAREAPAIDAADLTREFRTKKAPPVRALEHVDLVVERGECFGLLGPNGAGKSTLIKILTTLLLPSSGRALVAGYDVERDPIAVRRRINLVSGGDTSGYGILTVRETLHLFARFYGVPGPVARARADELMAITGLHEKADTRLSSLSTGTKQKLNFARGFMSDPEIIFLDEPTLGLDVEASRQVRSFIAGWVRERPHRTVLLTTHYMVEADELCGRVAIIDRGRILALDTPRALKRSVPEEPVFSLSIGAGATDFDALGRIGGVRSLSHHAHPATGAVELRVIVEEDQVIGEVLGRLKSSGQPVLHLTKMEPTLETVFIHMVGRGLDDDTDGSAPAESR, from the coding sequence GTGAGGGCCGCCCGGGAAGCCCCGGCCATCGACGCGGCCGACCTCACGCGGGAGTTCCGCACCAAGAAAGCGCCGCCCGTGCGCGCGCTCGAGCACGTGGACCTGGTGGTCGAGCGCGGCGAATGCTTCGGCCTCCTCGGCCCCAACGGGGCGGGGAAGAGCACCCTCATCAAGATCCTGACCACGCTCCTGCTCCCCTCGTCGGGCCGCGCCCTGGTGGCGGGCTACGACGTCGAGCGCGATCCGATCGCCGTGCGCCGCCGGATCAACCTGGTCTCCGGCGGGGACACGTCGGGGTACGGCATCCTGACGGTGCGCGAGACGCTCCACCTCTTCGCCCGCTTCTACGGCGTGCCGGGACCGGTGGCGCGCGCGCGCGCCGACGAGCTGATGGCCATCACGGGCCTGCACGAGAAGGCGGACACGCGGCTCTCCAGCCTCTCCACCGGCACGAAGCAGAAACTGAACTTCGCGCGCGGCTTCATGAGCGATCCCGAGATCATCTTCCTCGACGAGCCGACGCTGGGCCTGGACGTGGAGGCCTCGCGTCAGGTCCGTTCCTTCATCGCCGGCTGGGTGCGCGAGCGCCCGCACCGCACCGTGCTCCTCACGACGCACTACATGGTCGAGGCGGACGAGCTGTGCGGACGCGTGGCGATCATCGACCGCGGCCGGATCCTCGCGCTGGACACGCCGCGCGCGCTGAAGCGCTCGGTGCCGGAGGAGCCGGTCTTCTCCCTCTCGATCGGGGCGGGGGCCACCGACTTCGACGCGCTGGGCCGGATCGGCGGCGTGCGATCGCTCTCGCACCACGCCCATCCCGCGACCGGTGCGGTGGAGCTCCGCGTGATCGTGGAGGAGGACCAGGTGATCGGCGAGGTCCTCGGGCGCCTCAAGTCCTCGGGACAGCCGGTGCTTCACCTCACCAAGATGGAGCCCACCCTGGAGACCGTCTTCATCCACATGGTGGGCCGCGGGCTGGACGACGACACCGACGGCAGCGCCCCGGCGGAGTCCCGGTGA
- a CDS encoding ABC transporter permease: MTGDALAESLRVNVAAILARARVRVVASWRETSWVVGETVFPFLTMSAFVLVYRGLHAPKVYEAFVVLGAAMTAYWNNVLWSMASQFFWEKEQGQLQLYLITPVSRMSILLGMALGGMAMTTTRAIVILLGGMLLFGIELPAGRLLPAFGLFLLTLAAVYALGMILSSVFLLWGRSAWHTVTLFQEPVYLLSGFYFPVRFLGAAVGALAALLPITLGLDGIRQIFYGEAAHGFVPVPWIAPIEVALFALFLFLAHRALLLMETLGKREGRLTLRGQ, from the coding sequence GTGACGGGCGACGCGCTGGCGGAATCGCTCCGGGTGAACGTCGCGGCGATCCTGGCGCGCGCCCGCGTGCGCGTGGTCGCCTCCTGGCGCGAGACCTCGTGGGTGGTCGGGGAGACGGTCTTTCCGTTCCTCACGATGTCGGCGTTCGTGCTGGTCTATCGCGGCCTCCACGCGCCCAAGGTGTACGAGGCGTTCGTGGTGCTGGGCGCCGCGATGACGGCCTACTGGAACAACGTGCTCTGGAGCATGGCGAGCCAGTTCTTCTGGGAGAAGGAGCAGGGGCAGCTGCAGCTCTACCTGATCACGCCCGTGTCGCGGATGAGCATCCTCCTCGGGATGGCGCTGGGGGGCATGGCGATGACCACGACCCGCGCGATCGTGATCCTCCTCGGCGGGATGCTCCTCTTTGGGATCGAGCTTCCGGCGGGACGGCTCCTGCCGGCGTTCGGCCTCTTCCTCCTGACCCTGGCGGCGGTCTACGCGCTGGGGATGATCCTGAGCAGCGTCTTCCTCCTGTGGGGCCGCTCCGCCTGGCACACCGTGACCCTCTTCCAGGAGCCGGTCTATCTTCTCTCGGGGTTCTACTTCCCGGTCCGCTTCCTGGGCGCGGCCGTGGGCGCGCTCGCGGCCCTCCTGCCGATCACGCTCGGGCTGGACGGGATCCGCCAGATCTTCTACGGCGAGGCGGCGCACGGCTTCGTCCCGGTCCCGTGGATCGCGCCGATCGAAGTCGCGCTCTTCGCCCTCTTCCTCTTTCTCGCCCACCGGGCGCTCCTCCTGATGGAGACGCTGGGGAAGCGGGAGGGGCGGCTCACGCTGCGCGGCCAGTGA
- a CDS encoding ABC transporter permease: MRRSWNVMKAASWLGWQVEANWADPVLFLAYSFAKPLATTLILFFMVRVVAHGAATRETFLFLFLGNTFFLYVSEVLVGLSWVIFRDREDFETLKYVYLAPIRFVPYLFGRAMTKIATATLGTVVALLFGRFVLGLPIAASPASLVSLAGVVVLGLGGIVFLGVALAGAALIMARHSMNLNEGLTGTFYLLCGAVFPIEVLPGWAERLSLVLPFTYWLELIRRILTGRAYAAPLRAISDGGLVGILALSTLGLAAASLLWFRWCEHTARARGLIDWKTNY; this comes from the coding sequence GTGAGACGCTCCTGGAACGTGATGAAGGCGGCCTCCTGGCTCGGGTGGCAGGTGGAGGCCAACTGGGCCGACCCGGTCCTGTTCCTCGCCTATTCCTTCGCGAAGCCGCTCGCCACCACGCTGATCCTCTTCTTCATGGTGCGCGTCGTGGCGCACGGGGCGGCGACGCGCGAGACCTTTCTCTTCCTCTTCCTCGGAAACACCTTCTTCCTCTACGTGAGCGAGGTGCTGGTCGGCCTCTCGTGGGTGATCTTCCGGGACCGGGAGGATTTCGAGACGCTGAAGTACGTCTATCTCGCGCCGATCCGCTTCGTGCCGTACCTCTTCGGGCGCGCCATGACGAAGATCGCCACCGCGACCCTCGGCACCGTGGTCGCGCTCCTCTTCGGCCGCTTCGTGCTCGGGTTGCCGATTGCGGCGTCCCCGGCGTCGCTCGTGTCCCTGGCGGGAGTCGTCGTGCTGGGGCTGGGCGGGATCGTCTTCCTCGGGGTGGCGCTCGCGGGCGCGGCGCTGATCATGGCGCGGCACAGCATGAATCTGAACGAGGGGCTGACGGGAACGTTCTATCTGCTCTGCGGCGCCGTCTTCCCGATCGAGGTCCTGCCGGGCTGGGCGGAGCGGCTCTCGCTGGTGCTCCCGTTCACCTACTGGCTCGAGCTGATCCGGCGGATCCTGACGGGGCGCGCCTACGCCGCGCCGCTGCGCGCGATCTCCGACGGAGGGTTGGTGGGCATTCTCGCGCTCTCCACGCTGGGACTGGCGGCCGCGTCGCTTCTCTGGTTCCGGTGGTGCGAGCATACCGCACGAGCGCGCGGCCTGATCGACTGGAAGACGAACTACTGA
- a CDS encoding tetratricopeptide repeat protein, whose protein sequence is MGTLKERRQKQLAVVGAIGHEHFMTGVRMLYACRYQDALQHFQEASLLEPNARGYLSYLGLATAHAQRKYSDAEQLCRRAIEAEYHRPEHYFNLAEVFALAGRRGDAIKAYNQALSWNPNYEPAQDALRKMGVRRPPILGSLPRSHPLNVFLGKTFRRRSLPRNAR, encoded by the coding sequence ATGGGGACTCTCAAAGAACGGCGGCAAAAGCAGCTGGCGGTGGTGGGCGCGATCGGTCACGAGCACTTCATGACCGGCGTCCGGATGCTCTATGCCTGCCGCTACCAGGACGCGCTCCAGCACTTCCAGGAAGCGTCCTTGCTCGAGCCCAACGCCCGGGGCTATCTGAGCTATCTGGGGCTGGCGACGGCCCACGCGCAGCGGAAGTACTCCGACGCCGAGCAGCTCTGCCGCCGCGCGATCGAGGCCGAGTACCACCGCCCCGAGCACTACTTCAACCTGGCCGAGGTCTTTGCCCTGGCGGGACGCCGCGGCGACGCCATCAAGGCCTACAACCAGGCGCTCTCCTGGAATCCCAACTACGAGCCGGCGCAGGACGCCCTCCGGAAGATGGGCGTGCGGAGGCCGCCGATCCTGGGCTCGCTCCCCCGCTCCCACCCGCTGAACGTCTTCCTGGGAAAAACCTTCCGCCGGAGATCGCTCCCCCGCAACGCGCGCTGA
- a CDS encoding PTS sugar transporter subunit IIA, producing MASVVAPVAAPPAVELHLRSDLFISDLRTRKKASVLEEVAGALAAANVARTPEAILDALRRREALGSTGLGKGIAVPHARSTMVSERALLVARSTKGIEFDAVDGQPVHLCFLIVAPPLERDPIYLKLVAEIVRATRLARTRQKLIDAPNFAAVRAILVEAARD from the coding sequence ATGGCTTCCGTCGTAGCACCTGTCGCCGCACCGCCCGCAGTCGAACTGCATCTTCGATCCGACCTGTTCATCTCGGACCTGCGCACCCGGAAAAAGGCTTCGGTCCTCGAAGAGGTTGCCGGCGCGCTCGCGGCCGCGAACGTAGCGCGCACGCCCGAGGCGATCCTGGACGCCCTCCGGCGCCGGGAGGCGCTGGGGAGCACCGGCCTCGGCAAGGGGATCGCCGTGCCGCACGCGCGCTCGACGATGGTGTCCGAGCGCGCGCTCCTCGTGGCCCGATCCACCAAGGGGATCGAATTCGACGCGGTGGACGGCCAGCCCGTGCACCTCTGCTTCCTGATCGTCGCGCCTCCCCTGGAGCGCGATCCCATCTATCTCAAGCTGGTGGCCGAGATCGTGAGGGCGACCCGCCTCGCGCGGACCCGCCAGAAGCTGATCGACGCCCCCAATTTCGCCGCGGTTCGTGCCATTCTCGTGGAGGCTGCCCGTGACTGA